Sequence from the Candidatus Melainabacteria bacterium genome:
AGAAGGAGGACGTACGACTGGAGAAGACATAAGATTGTTATTAAAAGAAAAGTTTAATGCAAAGTACTCATTAAATGGTGTCTATGATTTATTGAAACGACTAAATATTGTATGGATAACAGGTAGATCAATTCATCCTAAAGCGGATCTTGAGAAACAAGAGGAGTTCAAAAAAAAACTTCCAAGATCTAATAAAAAAATGTCTTCCCGTAGACGTTCCATTAAGTGATGTGGATATTCTGTTTGGAGATGAATCAAGGGTTGGTCAAAAGGGAATTATTACAAGAGATTGGTTTAAAAAGGGTACAAGACCAAGAGTAATCAGACAACAACAACATATTTCTACATATATCTTTGGTGCAGTATGTCCAGAAAAAGATTATGGTGCAGCAATGATCTTTTCTGAATGTGACACAGAGGTAATGCAATTATTCCTAAATGAAGTATCTAAAAAAATACCAGTCGGAAGACATGCCGTATTAATACTTGATCAAGCATCATGGCATACTACAGAAAACTTAAAAAGTCCTTCCAATATTTCTCTACTACATTTACCACCATATTCACCAGAATTGAATCCGGTAGAACAGGTTTGGCATTT
This genomic interval carries:
- a CDS encoding winged helix-turn-helix domain-containing protein, with product MDWYNWFVEYGIDGLYDDQRSGRTPFLAKENKEKFLQSLEKLQEEKEGGRTTGEDIRLLLKEKFNAKYSLNGVYDLLKRLNIVWITGRSIHPKADLEKQEEFKKKLPRSNKKMSSRRRSIK
- a CDS encoding IS630 family transposase — protein: MRNKRSSKKNFQDLIKKCLPVDVPLSDVDILFGDESRVGQKGIITRDWFKKGTRPRVIRQQQHISTYIFGAVCPEKDYGAAMIFSECDTEVMQLFLNEVSKKIPVGRHAVLILDQASWHTTENLKSPSNISLLHLPPYSPELNPVEQVWHFLKQYFLSNRVFKDWDDIANACVRAWNAFIHEPLRISSLCSRDWAKLVLA